A stretch of DNA from Glycine max cultivar Williams 82 chromosome 18, Glycine_max_v4.0, whole genome shotgun sequence:
GGTTCTAGTTCTGCTTCagagaagaggaagagaagCTATCATAGTAGAACTGACCCCTACAAAGACACCCTCCTCAGTAAACGAagagaatcttttgctgtctaTTCCAAAGAAGAGGTTTGCAATCTGCATGCATCTTTAATTTTGAGCCACAACTTATTTTCTTAGCCTTTTTTGTTCAGAATCTGAATCTTGTTTATTAGCTATTGGAAGATATTCCTGTGATGAAGCAACGACTATGGTCTGAGTCCGCTGCCGAACAATTCGAGGGAACTATTCACTTCAGAAAACTGTTAGCAAATGGTATatcaattcatatttttaatttttttttccatccatAGTTAGTTTGGTGTAGGACACTAATTTTTCACATTCACTGGGTTTAGGGCACCCTCCAATTGATGAGGTGATTAAAGCAGACGTTGTCCCTCGCATTGTGGAGTTCTTGGAAAGCGATGGTTTACACCAGTTGCAGGTATGCTTTTCATTCCCCTCATCTTTCTGATAAGTGAAGGTTTTGAGTTTTTTGTCCTTACTCACCCaatagttgttattttttccTCCTTGTACAGTTTGAGGCTTTATGGGTGTTAACCAATATTGCTAGTGGAACATCCCAACACAAAAGAGCTGTTGTTGACCACGGAGCTGTTCCCAAGTTGGTGAAACTTCTGAGCCCTACCAACAACTATGACGATGTCAGAGAGCAGGTAAACTCTTCCTCACTCCCCTTCACTAATTTCATTTCGGTGCATGTTTGAATGAACATTGATGAAATTGagtttgaacatttttgttaaaCAATAAGTCAAGAGTAgaattcaatataaaattttgaatccaGCCGAAAAGTTACTCAAATTGATTCAATTCAGAATCTATTCTGAATTATTCTCTAACCTGGAATCAAATGCACACTTaactgttgttcaatttcctgTGCTAATGACTCATATGTCTATCAGTTTCCTCACTCTTATGTTTGTACAATTTCTATCATCTATGAAGCATTCTGCTGAATTAATAAGCAACTATTTCCCATGTCTTGAACAGGCAGTATGGGTTTTAGGGAACATTGCTTTTGATTCCCCATGCTATAGTGATCTTATTCTTAACGAACATGCTCTTCTACCATTATTATCTCTGTTGAACCCACCATCTCCAATATTGTCTATGTTGAGGATTACTACATGGACTTTATCCAACTTGGTCCGTGGAAAGCCTCCGGTAACTTTGGAACAGGTTGGGGACATTTCATTTCATAAAATCTTGCTGCTGTAGTTAAAATTATCCTCTCTGTCCATAATAGTATAATGGGCTTGATCTTTGTCAGGTAAAGACTTTGATGCCTGTCCTTAAGACACTCATCCACAACAGCGACGAAGAAGTTGTATCAGATGCATGCTGGGCTCTCTTTTACATTTCAGATGTCTCAAGTGACACAACAAAGACTATTGTTGAAGCAGAATTTTGCGTAAAACTTGTGGATCTTCTGACGTATGTCATCTCATTGCATTTATTTGATGCTAGTAGTACCTTTTGTGTCTTTCATAATTCATATCATGGGTGACTTCATGTACTCCATTTTCTTATCCTATTGTTCGATAATTTGGGATgattaaattacattttagcAGGAATTCATCACTTACAGTTATTGTACCTGTACTTCGGACTCTGGGAAACATTGTTGCTGGTGATGATGCTCAGACTCAGGTAGAAAAAAACAATGTATCATTATCTTCTTATTCTTCTGAAagcttgatttttttattatgtgggCAAGGTGTAACTCTGTATCTAGGAGcctaattatttatatgtactatGTCACATTATAGAAAATATTGGTATCAACGAGTCATATTGacaattaagaaaatatcattattttttggtcCCTTTGTCCTTTTTCTTTTGCTCTCCAAAAAATAAACTTTGCATATTTTCAGCTTACAATTGATAAAGGATTGATCACGGGTCTTTCGAaacttcttcttatttctcggGACAAAGAACAGATCTACAAAGAAACTTGTTGGACAATCTCAAATATCACAGCTGGGAATGGAGCTCAAATACAGGTAAAGAAAAGAGTATGAATCTTATAATATATCTGGCTTTTAGGTGTGTCATGTATATGCAAGGGAGTTTGAACTTTTAAACTGACATTTTACTTCGCTTGCAAGTTGCAATACAACTTGTTGTTTGTTGAAAATATTAACATAGAACAAGAGAAAccttataagaaaattattatgattatcgGCGCAGGCTATCATCGATGCCCATATTATTCCTGTTCTTGTTGCTATTGTAATTTATCGTAAAGACTGTGAGATTGACCTAAAGAAGGAGGTGGCCTGGGCCATCTCCAATGCCACTAGAGGATCTCATGACCAAATCAGGTATGGTTCGccattacattttattttcctttatcataatttttcctCTTCAGAAAATACATGGATCACTTTTATCAGtggaaaaaacaaagaaaaggtaacacacacacacatatatatgacTCCAAAAGAATAATGCATGGTATGTTACTCCTGGtttattaataaagttatttataataatgcTTACTTCCTCTGCAATATGTTGTGATAATACTTAATTAGGTGTATGATGAAACATTATTGTAGGTACCTGGTGGATCAACGTTGCATTCAGGCACTATGTGATCTCTTGGCTTATCCAAACTCAGAGATTGTGTCAAACTGTCTCGAGGGGCTAGAGAACATTTTGGTGGTTGGAGAAGTTGACAAGGATATTGATAGAGGCAATAGCTTTGCTGAAAGGGTTGATAAGTGTGATGGATGGGGTATGATTGAAAATTTGAAGAGCCATGACAAGAAGGAGATTAAAGAGAGAGCTGCGAGGATTTTCAAGACATTTTGGGCAGAGGATGATTTGGTGGAAGATACGGATCTTCAGGATGATTTGGGCAGAGGATGAGTTTGGTCAACaagatttttcatattttgaatcATAGTATTCTGTTGTCTACTACTCAGCCATGGCTCtggatttcttttgttttgcacaTGGGAGGATAGTAATTTGGCATATTACTAAAAGTTGATAACCCGGTTACATGATACAGTGCGTATTTCAGTTAGTTTTACTTGTTTCTCTATActgcaaattaaagaaaagttgTTGTATGTCTTGCCTTGTGTGTGTAATCAGCACAACTCTCTAGGCCACGCATTGACCTTAAAGTGTTTAATGGCCTTCATTCACTGGAGAAGAATAAGTgcaatattaaaatttacaagCCAGTTTCATTTCCCcttctaaattattattattttttattaaaaatatgaataccAGTAGActttttcaacaattattttttataaaattagagaGCCAACTGAAAATAGAAGCATTCCAACTATATTGGCACCTTCTGAGAACCCAAAGCAAATCACTCCAAATATCATTAGAAAGAGgagaataaaattaacaaaatggaGGACTAGACCAAGACCTATTTAGAGAAGCTACAACAGCCTATAGTTAGGGAGAACATTTCTATTACGGAGGAATACTTCCTTAACAAAAAGAACGGATTGCCACCTCGTAAATCTAGCCTTGGAAGAGGCCTTATGATTGGCTAGAGCATGAGcataaaaatttctttctttgtaaACATTAGAAGAAAGCGAAACTATAAGGTTCAGTTTACAAAAGAGTAAGTTATTTTCCCATCGATAGCGAATAGACCAAGGAACTATGGATGAGTTTTTCAGTGCTTGAATAACCAACATAAAGTCAGACTCCAGCCAAATCTTCTTCGAATTATTATGGATGTCAATTTCATGAGCAAGAATGACCTCAAAAAGTTCAACATACAAGGCAGATTGGAGCCCAATATAGGAGGAAAATCATCCCAGCATGGTGCTCATGGGGTCATGGAAAATGTCACCCCTTGCTGAACCATGAGTGTTACAGTTGATCGTTCCATGCAACCAGGACCAAAACTAGGTTGGTTGCCACGTACATAGGCAGCCCCCCCtctcaataaacacaagttacTTAACATCTAacttaaaatcatatatttgcTCCCCACTCCAAATCCTAAGATTGCCCCCTTTTtacattgataatatatttGCTCCCATTATATCttgttttaatttcatttgttattagagTTTATGGGTATGTGTTAAGTGTGAACATCT
This window harbors:
- the LOC100786446 gene encoding importin subunit alpha-4, which produces MSLQPGSSSASEKRKRSYHSRTDPYKDTLLSKRRESFAVYSKEELLEDIPVMKQRLWSESAAEQFEGTIHFRKLLANGHPPIDEVIKADVVPRIVEFLESDGLHQLQFEALWVLTNIASGTSQHKRAVVDHGAVPKLVKLLSPTNNYDDVREQAVWVLGNIAFDSPCYSDLILNEHALLPLLSLLNPPSPILSMLRITTWTLSNLVRGKPPVTLEQVKTLMPVLKTLIHNSDEEVVSDACWALFYISDVSSDTTKTIVEAEFCVKLVDLLTNSSLTVIVPVLRTLGNIVAGDDAQTQLTIDKGLITGLSKLLLISRDKEQIYKETCWTISNITAGNGAQIQAIIDAHIIPVLVAIVIYRKDCEIDLKKEVAWAISNATRGSHDQIRYLVDQRCIQALCDLLAYPNSEIVSNCLEGLENILVVGEVDKDIDRGNSFAERVDKCDGWGMIENLKSHDKKEIKERAARIFKTFWAEDDLVEDTDLQDDLGRG